Part of the Thermodesulfovibrionales bacterium genome, GGATCGTCATGGCGATGAGGACGGGGAAAGGAGGTGACCCCAATGTGCCCGAATTTTCGGAAAGACACTTGCGATGTGGCTGGTATCGAGCCAGAAAGGATAGCGTGTGCCGATAAGAAATGCTGCCGGACAGGAGAATGGGAGAAATGTAAAGTCTACATCTCTCAATATTTCATTTCGGCCAGAATGGCATCTGCCAGATTTCGTTAAGACGAAAAAAGGATGAGAGGAGAGGCTGAAGCATTCTTCCGGGAGATCCGGGAATCTTTCCGGGTCTCCTCTTCCTGCAGGCTACGAAAAATTAACCGGATTGTAATATTCCTGTAACAGAAGGGATGCTAAACTGACATGAAAGCAAGAAAGGAGGAGCATATGTATCAAAGAAGCGGGCTGATCTGTCGTCACCTGAGGGGGAGCTATGAAGGAGCGAGGTGCGGCGTTCTCAATCAGCTGGTCAGACTCGTTGAGGACGCTGACATAAGACTCTGCATGAGCAGGCACTTCGAAACGTGTTCCTACTATATGCTTTCATTGCGGGGATACGCTGCCGACCCAGGGGTGGTCTGCGATGGGGCTGAGAAATTGTAACACAATTGTAACATTGTCTTAATAAAGGTTTAACACTATTTTGCTTTACTAAAGACATGGTAATACTTGCAGAAACGAAAGTTGCCGAAATAAGATGTCCCTCATGCGATTCAGAGGCGCTTTATAAATATGGAAAAATCAGGACCGGCAAACAGAGGTTTCTCTGTCTGATGTGCGGAAAGCAGCATACCGAGGATGCCAAGAAGATTACGGCGCAGGGCAAACCGGTCTGTCATGAATGCGGGAAAATGATGCACCTTTATAAGATAGAGGGCGACCTCGTTCGGTTCAGGTGTTCCGGTTATCCGGAGTGTAAAACGTTCAAGAAATTCAGGATGAAGGAGGAGTAGGATGAGCCATTATATCCATAACGTCCCGGGCAGGTTGCGAGTAAAGAGTCCGGCAGTGAAGAGGAATCAGGATGCCGCGGATGATATCAGAAAGGCGCTGAGCACCATGAGCGGCATTGCCACTGTCGATATTAACCTTGTTACGGGCAGCATTCTGGTCAATTACAACCCGAAAGCCGTGCATGAGAAAGATATCATCGGCCTCCTTCAGCGGAAAGGCTATTTTGATGCCGCAAAGGCCTTGACGAATGACCAGTACCTCCAGGGCGTTGCTTCAAAGGCAGGGAATATCGTCGGGAAGGCGATCTTCGGAACCTTTGTCGAGAAGGCCCTTGAAGGATCAGCGTTGTCGCTGATAACATTCTTCATATAGGAAGCGAATCGATCCCGCCTTTCTTTCCCCTCGTGAAAATGAGCTGTCCCTTTTGACGATCCCTCAGCCCGAAAAATGAATGGATGAATTATAATACCCGAGAAGTGTGTTGCGTCACGAGCCGGGAGTGCCGATCACAATTTATATTCATTTGCCGGCATGACGGCGGTCGAGACAGATGGATTTCAGTCTCGCGGACGCCGGGACGTCCGGTGAGGTCATAGAGAAGGCGACGGAAAAGAAAGGAGGAGAGGAGAAATGAATTTCTGGGACAAGGTCAAAGGCGATCTCCAAAAAGGAGTGGAGGAAGGCATTACCTTCGTCAGGGAAGGGGCCTCCGTTGTGAAGAAGAAGGCGGAAGAACTCACTGAAGAAGGGAAAAGGCGGTATCGGATTTATGAGCTGAAGGCAGCGGTGCAAAAAGAGATCGCAGAGTTGGGCGGTAAGGTGTATGAACTGAGCGGTAAGGTCAGGAATCCGATGCTTGACAGCAAGGTGAAGGCGATTAGGGCGAGAATCAAGAAACTGGAATCGGAAATCATGAAACTCGAGGGAACCTTGAAGACCGGGGCCAGGAAACCGACTGCAAAGAAGAGGACCGTAAAGAAGGCTGCTACTAAAAAAACGGCGACGTCGGACTGAATAAAGCGAAGAGGCTTGCCGCACGGGCAGAGGACTGAACTTGCTGTCTCCTGCCCGATTCGCATAATGATCCATTTAGGTGACCGTGCTTCGCCTGGAAGCAGTCGCCCCCGGCAAACTCGTCTGGCGATAGGCAGACCGAACGGACCTACGAAGTCACCTATCCGAGGTGCACTGTGAGAAGATCATCCAGATAATCTTCGGCGTAGTCTGGTTCATTGGCTACGATGCGCTCTGCCTGAAGCCAGTTGTCGAGGTCATGGCCCTCGACTCTTCCGCTCTTTACGTACAGTTCACATGCCAACTGTGCGATGAGATCGTGCGGGTTCATGTCGATCACCTCCTCCTCCGAGCAGTATCTGCCATTATCGTAGCTCGTCGCCCAGCTTTCCGGCGGAGCTGCGGGGATATGATGTGCGGCCAAAAGCCTTTCGCTCTCATCCCCGACCGCGATTGCGAAAAGACGGGGATAGAGCTGTTTCGCATAGCGGAGCATCGCAGCGCCTAAGCCTTTCCTTCTCTGAGCCGGGCGGACCATGATGAAGGACAGATAACCATCGGGTTCGACGAACATGAACCCTCTTCGCCGAAAAGATATTCGAATGGTCTGCAGGGTACGAAACTCTTTCAGGACCTCCGACATCGCTACACTCCTTATGACTGCGCCGCTATCAATATCAGACAGTGCAATCATACCGGACTGAATTTACATTACATTGACAATAGTGTTACATGTCGATGAAATGTTGGTCGCGTCTCGGCCGAGAGGGTGGGGATGGGAGAAATCTACACGACTTTGATTGGAAGAGGCGGAGAAGGGAAAATGCCGGTGCTCCTCACTACACCATGGAGCATCAACATCCTATGTGAGGGCTGGACCCCTAATCTAACTCCCAATGAACCGGGGCTAGAAAGGATCCATCTTGAATTGTCTTCATTACTTTCCTTGCAAACTCCGCATCAGAAACTTCCGGACTGTAAGAAACGATTACCGAGGCCGCACTTTCATTTATGCGAATATTCCTTATATTCTCCAGAGACTCCAGGAGCGAC contains:
- a CDS encoding cation transporter; protein product: MSHYIHNVPGRLRVKSPAVKRNQDAADDIRKALSTMSGIATVDINLVTGSILVNYNPKAVHEKDIIGLLQRKGYFDAAKALTNDQYLQGVASKAGNIVGKAIFGTFVEKALEGSALSLITFFI
- a CDS encoding GNAT family N-acetyltransferase; the protein is MFVEPDGYLSFIMVRPAQRRKGLGAAMLRYAKQLYPRLFAIAVGDESERLLAAHHIPAAPPESWATSYDNGRYCSEEEVIDMNPHDLIAQLACELYVKSGRVEGHDLDNWLQAERIVANEPDYAEDYLDDLLTVHLG